The DNA segment AAGCATGTTTAGCCCGACTACCAAGCATTGCTGGCCACTATGATCGGACGTGACGTCAACTTTGCAAAATTTGCTTCCGTCCTTTTACTGTGGAAGCCGAGAGGCTTTGGTTTGGTTATTCTGTAATCGCGGCTCATCTGAGGTAAATATGGATGAAATTTCGGTTTTCTTGCCTATAGTGACACGTTTAATCGCTTGTATTTTGACTGTCATATGTATTTATTCACTACAATGCGTCAACGCCGCATGTTTGGCTATGATATCACGGTTGCGGCTCAGCGAGCATGTTTGGTGCTTTCGGTGACTGAGCTGTACATTCGCCCGGCAGTCAAGAATTTCATTGTAGCAAATGACTCAAACTTGCATTTCATCACTTCTGTGTGCAGGTCGTGATGGGGAGGTACTCGGTTGACCCGGATAATGCAACCAAGTGTATGTGTCAAAAGCCAGCGAATGGCTGTCGTCATATTTTTCATCATCTGCATATGCCGAATTAATTTCGAAGAGTAGTTCTTGTGTTTCCGTGGTGTGTAATTTTCATCGTCTGTTTTTGTCGCAGCGTGCAAGGCACGGGGCTCCAACCTCCGGGTGCACTTCAAGGTTCGTTGTGCGATGGATCCTTCTTGTTTCAGCTTCGCGGCATGTTACGATAGTTACCGTCGTGCGACATTAGTAGTACAGGACAGTAATCATTTGCGTCTCTTGCTTGTCACACATCGCGAAATGATGTTGTGACCTGACGAATGGCCTTTGGATTGTGCGTTGCGCAGAACACCCGTGAGACGGCACAGGCGATCAAGCACATGCCGCTGCGTAGGGCCCAGCGCTACCTGAAGAACGTCATCGCGAAAAAGGAGATCGTGCCTTTCCGGCGGTTCAACGGTGGCGTGGGTCGGAAAGCTCAGGTAAGTGGCTGCTCAGTCGCCGGGTTGTGCACTTGGATGTTGGATCGTGTTCCAGAGAATACAGCCGCAAATGCCGCAGAAGCGAGCGCAGCACTGTTTTAATTGGCTAACGTCATAAAATGTCGTTTGGAACGTGATGCAGCATGATTGCCTTGGTACTTTGCTTGATAACTTCACATACTTTGCGATTGCAGTGAACTTCTGCAGATGAACATACGCGCATCCTACTTTGAAGACGCATGCTGTTTTCTTACCCAGTTCTTGACCATTATCCTGAGACGAGCTATACTTCGCCACTTTCTTAAAGCGCAGTAGCATAACTTGGCTGTTGCATCTTTGTAGTGTCTCGGACATAACTTATGCACAAGATAGACTAAGTTATAAATCACCAGCCAACCATGTGGCCTTGCGCAACTGGTTTGCAATGTCGACAGCCTGGTCGTGTCATGGGATACATTTATCACTCGTGGATAATGGTTGCAAACCATGGGCAAATGACGAGTCTGCTAAAGCCCTACCTTTCACAGTGAATATTTTTGCATCCACATATTGAAGATGGAAAGGCTCTTGTTGTGTGTTGCAGGAATACACTGTTAGAGGGAACACACTAAGGGTGCATTTACACTGGAGCTGTGGCAGGCGAATTTTTTATGGCGGACCCTTTCAGTGCCAGTAGCTGCCACTGTTTACATGCAACGATCATAATCATTGTTAGCCTATATTTATGTACACTCCAgtatgaaggcctctccctacgatctccaaatacccctctcctgcgccaactgattccaacttgcgcctgcgaatttcctaatttcataaccCCACCAGGATTTCTGCCATCTTGAACTGCGCTTGCCTTCttttagcacccattctgtaactctaatggtctaccggttatctatcctacgcattacatggcctgcttaACTCCATTTTTTTCTCATGTCAATTAGTATATCGGCTATTGTTTGCACTCTAATCCGCACTGCTCTTCCCGTGTCCTAATtttacacctaacattcttcattccatcattCTTTtcgcggtccctaacttgttctcgagcttctttgtcaacctcaaGGTTTCTGCCCTATGTGTTAGCAATggaagaatgcattgattgtacaccttttcaatgatagtggtaagcttccagtcaggatttggcacAATGTCTTCTGCATGCACACCaacacttttttgtttttgtcagcGCTATTAACTCGTACCATGTCACTATTGATAGGGGCAATAGGTGCCTGGTTACATGGCTGCAAGTACATGTAGAGGTACTGTCAAAGGTTAGGAGCTACAGCAGAACTAAAACCATGACAAAAGAGAAAAATATGCAACTGAGAGCTGTTGGATTATAAAAGAAGACTGGATTATTTATAGTCattaaatttttaaaaaagtaTTTGTGATGGAAACTGGTTTCAAACTGACTAGCACAAGAAAAAGCTGTTTCTCCGAAACAGTGTCACTTATGTACATTTTATAGTTGACAATTAGGAGCCCCCAACCTCAGTGTGAACAAGCTATAATTTGTGTGTCCACTGCAATGTTTTTAGCACTGTGCACATCATAGGCCACACTGTAATGTTTCCTTAGGCAgtgcacacttgaatatattTCAGAAATCAGTACAGCAGacaaatttttgtttgcttgttatgAATAAGCTGTTTGCAGTATTATGGGGCAGCAGTTGTGATAATAAGGTAACTATTGGGACTTAATTGGATATACGGCATGCACATAATTTTCTACATATGCCACTGAGATTGTTTCTGCCGAAACTAACACATTCAACTGCCGTTTTGAAAATTCAGCTCATGTCTTGTTGATAGGTTTTAGTGATGCTATGATCTTGAGAATGAAAACTATTTCACCATGCTGTTTAAATTCCCATGTATGTTCTGGTATAAGGGGGACCAGATGACTTTTGTCATTTTATCATGCAAATTATGCTATAGATTGTTTCCTTGTTTTTGTACGCGTTCAGCAACATGATCTTGTGGCGTAGCGAATTGTCGGTAATAGTTTGCATGTTGTGCGTTTCTAATATGACTTTATGGGGGGGAACCTTTTGCAGGCTAAGGCTTTTGGCTGCACTCAGGGCCGCTGGCCAAAGAAGAGTGCTGAATTCTTGTGGCAGCTGCTTCGTAACGCTGAGAGCAATGCTGACTACAAGGGTCTGGATGTCGACCGTCTTGTGATCGACCACATCCAGGTTAACAGGGCGCCTAAGATGCGCAGGCGCACCTACCGTGCCCATGGACGTATCAACCGTAAGTACAATCATCTTTGAAAGCGTACTGAGAACTTCTGGTGTAGGCAAATGATAAAATGTCACCACATACAGTACAACGCCATTAGGGGACAATATATAATAGAGGAAAATATAACTTGCAAACTTGCAATTACACTTGTGGCAGAACTACCAGGGGTGGGACTCCTGTGCCAATTGCATAATTTCGATACAAACGTGAATTGATGCACCACGCTGCGCCAGAACGGCATAAGTGCAAAGCAAGCAGGTTCGTTCTCCAAAGAGTGCAGCCATTCACATGCTGGGCGACGGCACTTCCGGTAAGCGGCTGGCAAGCACGGCCATTCCAGGCTGTTGGAACGGCCAAGGCGGCTGTATTTTGAGTGTAATAGAGTGTGCTTAACTCAttccctaccatggggaaaataggtgtcttttgtaggttatgccagttttttttgTGAAGGAACTACTGctctcaatattttatgtaatacataaacagaaagcagaatgaatgcacttttcatgcataaaagcttcagtaaagggcccctcaccaggccacatagcaaatttctattatacgctggaagttatgtGCCTTTTAGAGAGTGttatgctgcaaaaatttttcaaattggttcattaatagcagagcaATATTTCAGTGCCATGAACCTACGATTTTAGGAGGCGagggccactgccaagagagacactctccacttgccctgtctaACCTCCATATACGAAATTCTTTGCCTGCTTTCTCCAGTACCAGAGCTTGAGGATCACGTGgtgcatacgtcacgggccccgccatCACTTTTCTTTCCTCGATTTTTTGCTGTGCGGCACACTTTTGCTGACGGCTTCGTGCGTGAAATGTTGCATTTGTCTCGTTTCATGCAACACACAATTTTGCGctctgtgcacgagaacacctgaccaGCAGTCAGTGCTAggtgaatactgaggcagacacaagcggttcATACACCATGATTGCATTCTGgaacacaataaaaaaatgacTTACTTTCGTTGTCTGTGCGTGCAACTGCACAACATGGGAAC comes from the Dermacentor variabilis isolate Ectoservices chromosome 2, ASM5094787v1, whole genome shotgun sequence genome and includes:
- the LOC142571825 gene encoding large ribosomal subunit protein uL22; the encoded protein is MGRYSVDPDNATKSCKARGSNLRVHFKNTRETAQAIKHMPLRRAQRYLKNVIAKKEIVPFRRFNGGVGRKAQAKAFGCTQGRWPKKSAEFLWQLLRNAESNADYKGLDVDRLVIDHIQVNRAPKMRRRTYRAHGRINPYMSSPCHIEVILSEKEQVVSAPSAEEDAPKKKQSKKKMARQKLMQRD